In a single window of the Solea solea chromosome 14, fSolSol10.1, whole genome shotgun sequence genome:
- the znf185 gene encoding zinc finger protein 185: protein MSKEGDRAAVMRTTKVRTKLKGDFSWMQSRSESQDESDGDKPWIAEVRASRVNGAPIETSPAPSPTKSTPPPTKPDTERAPTSGYLIRGVFTKLDDKSASSSTSNGLSSSSSTATQFSKKPSESYKRIAPHTVRPTSETQDDQLSTEELEKRTEAASSVLQTTAGRQRSYVLSAAKKFESKDPETPVVNSSPSFVAKRVEIIDDDESTPTPSPVKSPPPAPVTPVSSAPKARPRKIADTSVKSSVDVTVNEPVAPKAQETASEAVTKVDPAPVPMTPKDPFEDMAPGCTKVATPLPELVPVFVQAVSTKPEPEAPDVSVQYDAKLVELTPTSPTEEWTAPPPSVPESSDSSFSTVTAVSVMTEYISQPDQNPEPETEPDPEPQPEAEPEAEAEPEPEPETQQEPDLSAKVETLTAFYDSLISFDSTSSTSHKDEPELVQEEGSLVDTRTTEISDKKEPVLALSSREVLTDDLLALNDGPEESAQPVPQSPGRWSQDLLGGVDSEAEPAKTSQGVLDLLSNDVIPINAEAQSHSTQPEEEEEEEEEEEEEEKQSEETAKETESTTETVTITTTTVIITDKSEEHNADPWSSRVATTTFTESSSADPFDPYPIGTTSPNSSPDLLQPLADIPINSAPIVLMENNDPSPETNVFDSVSGDARKPLADDVMPLSNTSLSTHRSWAHTWETGSPQQTNTEESQKPEPEDQAEAQQTVVMFERKSTENDSPWDRWTSPTVYTIANDTGEEEEEEEQESREETHMHTVTTVTTIREMHSEPESAMDRFETYSRTVVEEEPRVQTPEPDAKKAIVYVKEYVNTSELAMHNISDNGSDYLTSSSVNYSYRSPSTYSSGSLSSSCNYCGEQVGNDAKITIEHLNINCHPSCFKCGVCNKYMGDLIDSMFLHGGKVHCESCYSNALD from the exons ATGTCAAAAG agGGGGACAGAGCTGCTGTAATGCGCACCACCAAGGTGCGGACCAAGCTGAAGGGAGATTTCAGCTGGATGCAGAGCCGCAGTGAATCTCAGGACGAAAGTGACGGGGACAAACCCTG GATAGCAGAGGTGAGGGCTAGCCGTGTGAATGGAGCCCCTATCGAGACCAGTCCAGCGCCCTCACCAACAAAGTCCACTCCGCCACCCACCAAGCCTGACACCGAAAG AGCGCCAACGTCCGGATACCTGATCAG AGGCGTTTTCACCAAACTAGACGACAAGTCTGCATCATCCTCAACATCTAATGGTTTAAG cagcagcagcagcacggcgACACAATTCAGCAAAAAACCTTCAGAGAGCTACAAGAGAAT CGCTCCCCACACTGTGAGGCCTACTTCAGAGACCCAGGACGATCAGCTCAGCACTGAGGAGCTGGAGAAACG GACGGAGGCAGCCAGCAGTGTTCTGCAAACAACTGCAGGCAGGCAACGGTCTTATGTGCTTTCTGCCGCTAAGAAATTCGA GTCTAAAGATCCCGAAACCCCAGTGGTCAACAGCAGTCCATCATTTGTGGCTAAAAG GGTGGAGATTATTGACGACGATGAGAGCACCCCAACCCCATCGCCCGTCAAGTCTCCGCCCCCGGCCCCTGTCACACCCGTTTCCTCTGCGCCGAAAGCCAGACCAAGGAAAAT AGCGGACACTAGTGTGAAATCATCTGTTGATGTCACCGTCAATGAACCAGTGGCGCCAAAGGCGCAGGAGACTGCGTCAGAGGCTGTGACAAAAGTAGACCCTGCTCCTGTGCCCATGACACCAAAAGACCCATTTGAAGACATGGCACCAGGGTGCACCAAGGTGGCCACGCCTCTCCCCGAACTCGTCCCCGTGTTTGTTCAAGCTGTCAGTACAAAGCCCGAACCAGAGGCTCCAGATGTTTCTGTGCAATACGACGCCAAGCTGGTTGAACTCACCCCAACATCACCGACCGAGGAGTGGACCGCGCCACCACCTTCTGTCCCAGAATCCTCTGACTCATCGTTTTCTACTGTAACAGCCGTCTCAGTCATGACAGAATATATTTCTCAACCCGATCAAAACCCTGAACCAGAAACGGAACCAGACCCCGAACCTCAACCAGAAGCAGAaccagaagcagaagcagaaccagaaccagaaccagaaacACAACAAGAACCGGATCTGAG CGCCAAAGTTGAGACTCTCACTGCCTTTTATGACTCTCTCATTTCTTTCGACTCAACTAGTTCAACAAG TCACAAGGATGAGCCAGAGCTGGTGCAGGAGGAAGGAAGCTTGGTGGACACTCGCACAACCGAGATCAG TGATAAAAAGGAGCCAGTTCTCGCACTCAGCAGCCGTGAAGTACTAACAGACGATCTCCTGGCTCTCAATGATGG TCCAGAAGAATCAGCACAGCCGGTTCCTCAAAGCCCTGGACGCTGGAGTCAGGATCTGCTCGGTGGAGTAGACAG TGAGGCGGAACCAGCCAAGACCAGCCAAGGTGTCCTGGATCTCCTCTCTAATGACGTGATTCCAATCAACGCAGAAGCacaaag CCACAGCACACAgccagaagaggaggaggaagaggaagaagaggaggaggaggaggagaagcagtctGAGGAGACAGCCAAAGAGACAGAAAG CACCACTGAAACAGTCACTATAACCACCACAACTGTGATTATTACTGACAAAAG TGAGGAGCACAACGCAGATCCCTGGAGCTCGCGCGTGGCGACGACAACGTTCACTGAGTCGAG CTCGGCTGATCCGTTTGATCCATATCCGATAGGGACCACATCCCCGAACAG CTCCCCTGACCTGCTCCAGCCCCTCGCAGATATTCCCATCAACAG CGCACCAATCGTTTTAATGGAGAACAATGATCCAAGTCCAGAGACAAA CGTGTTTGACAGTGTGAGTGGTGACGCCAGGAAACCCCTCGCAGATGACGTTATGCCCCTCAGCAACACAAG TCTCAGCACTCACCGGTCGTGGGCGCACACATGGGAGACCGGCTCACCTCAGCAGACTAACACAGAAGAGAG CCAAAAGCCTGAACCAGAAGACCAAGCTGAAGCTCAACAGACGGTGGTCATGTTTGAGAGGAA gtCCACTGAGAATGATTCACCGTGGGACAGATGGACGTCACCCACCGTCTATACCATCGCCAACGatacaggagaggaggaggaggaggaagaacaggAAAG CCGCGaggaaacacacatgcacacggtcACCACCGTCACCACTATCAG gGAGATGCACAGTGAGCCTGAGTCTGCTATGGATCG TTTTGAGACATATTCCCGCACCGTGGTGGAGGAAGAACCCCGTGTCCAAACGCCAGAACCTGATGCCAAAAA GGCGATCGTATATGTGAAGGAGTATGTCAACACATCAGAGCTGGCCATGCATAACATCAGTGATAA TGGGTCAGATTATTTAACATCAAGCTCCGTCAATTACTCTTACAGAAGCCCCTCCACTTATTCCAG TGGTTCACTGTCCTCCAGCTGTAACTACTGTGGAGAGCAGGTGGGCAATGATGCCAAGATCACCATTGAGCACCTCAATATCAACTGCCACCCTTCCTGCTTCAAG TGTGGTGTGTGCAATAAGTATATGGGAGACCTGATCGACAGCATGTTCCTGCATGGTGGGAAGGTCCACTGTGAGAGCTGCTACTCCAACGCTTTGGACTGA
- the fut11 gene encoding alpha-(1,3)-fucosyltransferase 11, translated as MVAEAWTSGPPEVLGLSPVGPFIKVEEEEEKGNTKRGRESCCLFFSSAPLGVSSLHVFTAVTAMAGRGRLVPCVCLGLFGVLCWVWVSFASFPDDQLSLEDVDRGAFLPQSALSEMEFASISSYRGPGNSDHRSNKELPIILWWSGGLFPHFPGNSERIDCATSSCLVTKNRKVQLYKRTTSIIFYGTDFRAYEAPLPRLHHQTWALFHEESPMNNYILSHSPGIRLFNYTATFRRESDYPLTLQWLPSLEYLLEPSAVSLQEKNRLRREGLAPVLYMQSHCDVPSDRDRYIVELMKYIEVDSYGKCLNNKPLPGHLEDTSTATGEEPRFMNFVARYKFHLALENGLCPDYMTEKLWRPLHQGCVPVYRGSSVVTDWMPNDHSAIVIDNFPSPKALADFLKHLDENDDNYAKYLEFKNPRHVTNIRLLEALETREWGVNDMSKPNYLNGFECYVCDRENARLATERAYRKAPKKNKPPQPKMADNLHMGCPLPSPGYGDVQDLPANDGWLQTWPQDYWQSLDQAQGLESLIRHNESDPSLLWKHIQNMAVSRARGKH; from the exons ATGGTAGCAGAGGCTTGGACTTCAGGGCCCCCTGAGGTCTTGGGCCTGAGCCCAGTTGGCCCGTTCA taaaagtagaagaagaagaagaaaaaggaaatacaaAGCGTGGAAGAGaaagctgttgtttgtttttttcctctgcaccGTTAGGAGTGTCGTCCcttcatgtttttacagcagtgacAGCG ATGGCAGGTAGGGGCAGGCTGgtgccctgtgtgtgtctcgGGCTGTTTGGTGTGCTGTGTTGGGTGTGGGTCTCCTTTGCCTCCTTTCCAGATGATCAGCTTTCCCTGGAGGACGTGGACCGAGGAGCCTTTCTGCCCCAGAGTGCTCTGTCTGAAATGGAGTTTGCCTCCATCAGTTCATACAGAGGACCTGGCAACTCTGACCACCGCAGCAATAAGGAGCTGCCTATTATCCTCTGGTGGAGTGGGGGGCTGTTCCCACATTTTCCTGGGAACAGCGAACGCATCGACTGTGCCACGTCCTCCTGCCTGGTAACAAAGAACCGCAAG GTCCAGCTGTACAAACGGACAACATCCATCATCTTTTACGGGACAGACTTCCGGGCATATGAGGCGCCGCTCCCGCGTCTCCACCACCAGACATGGGCACTATTCCATGAAGAGTCACCCATGAATAACTACATCCTCTCTCATAGCCCGGGGATCAGGCTGTTCAACTACACCGCCACATTTCGCAGGGAGTCTGACTATCCTCTGACTTTGCAGTGGCTGCCCTCTCTTGAATACTTGCTGGAGCCTTCAGCTGTGTCTCTACAGGAGAAGAACCGTCTGAGGAGGGAGGGCCTGGCTCCCGTGCTATACATGCAATCCCACTGCGACGTACcatcagacagagacagatataTCGTGGAGCTCATGAAGTACATTGAG GTGGACTCTTATGGGAAATGCTTGAACAACAAGCCTCTACCTGGACATCTGGAGGACACGTCCACCGCTACCGGCGAGGAACCCAGATTCATGAATTTTGTAGCACGCTACAAGTTCCACCTGGCACTGGAGAATGGCCTGTGTCCAGATTACATGACGGAGAAGCTTTGGCGGCCCCTCCATCAGGGCTGCGTGCCTGTTTACCGAGGCTCCTCTGTGGTGACGGACTGGATGCCCAATGACCACAGTGCCATCGTCATTGATAACTTCCCCTCACCAAAAGCTCTCGCTGACTTCCTCAAACATCTCGATGAAAACGATGATAATTATGCAAAATATTTAGAGTTCAAGAACCCCAGACATGTAACGAACATACGCTTACTGGAAGCTCTTGAGACCCGTGAGTGGGGAGTTAATGACATGAGTAAACCGAACTACTTGAATGGATTTGAATGTTACGTGTGTGATCGGGAGAATGCGCGGCTGGCAACGGAACGAGCGTATAGAAAAGCGCCTAAGAAGAACAAACCTCCTCAGCCTAAAATGGCTGATAACTTGCACATGGGATGCCCCCTGCCCAGTCCTGGGTATGGAGATGTCCAAGACTTGCCTGCAAATGATGG ATGGTTACAAACATGGCCTCAGGATTACTGGCAGAGTCTGGACCAAGCCCAGGGGCTGGAGTCTCTAATAAGACATAACGAGTCGGACCCTTCACTGCTGTGGAAGCACATCCAAAACATGGCTGTGAGCAGAGCCAGAGGAAAACACTAG
- the rab9b gene encoding ras-related protein Rab-9B produces the protein MMSGKSLLLKVILLGDGGVGKSSLMNRYVTDRFDSQSFHTIGVEFLNRDLEVDGRLVTLQIWDTAGQERFKSLRTPFYRGADCCLLTFAVNDLQSFQNLGSWKKEFMYYSDVKDPERFPFVVLGNKVDMEQREVGEDEARAWCEENGCCPYFETSAKDDTNVTAAFEAAVREVLAAEDQIDHALLGSTIDLHGNRKSSRASCC, from the coding sequence ATGATGAGTGGAAAGAGCCTGCTGCTAAAGGTCATTCTGCTTGGGGACGGAGGAGTGGGCAAGTCCTCCTTGATGAACCGTTATGTCACAGACCGCTTTGACTCCCAGTCCTTTCACACCATCGGTGTGGAGTTTCTCAACCGGGATCTGGAGGTTGACGGGCGCCTTGTCACTCTTCAGATCTGGGACACAGCCGGTCAGGAGCGCTTCAAGTCCCTGCGCACGCCCTTTTACCGAGGCGCCGACTGCTGCCTGCTCACTTTTGCTGTGAACGACCTGCAGAGCTTCCAGAACCTTGGCAGCTGGAAGAAGGAGTTTATGTACTACTCGGACGTTAAAGACCCGGAGCGGTTTCCTTTTGTGGTACTTGGCAATAAGGTAGACATGGAGCAGAGGGAGGTGGGGGAGGACGAAGCACGGGCGTGGTGTGAGGAGAATGGATGCTGTCCTTACTTTGAAACCAGTGCTAAGGATGACACTAATGTCACAGCTGCATTTGAGGCAGCCGTCAGAGAGGTTCTGGCTGCTGAGGACCAGATTGACCATGCACTTCTGGGTAGTACTATTGATCTCCATGGCAACCGCAAATCCTCTCGTGCATCTTGCTGCTGA